The genomic stretch GATAGAAAAAGATGAGGTTGAAGTAGCAAAAAATAAAGAGGGATAATTagttaaaaatgaaaaaattgaaaaagatGAGTTATAAAAGAAAAAGAGCGGGGGAAAGAAAATCTCAAAAATCTCAAGAGGAGAAGGGGAAAATGAAGAGTATTCCACCACAACACCTACCTTATCTACACGCTCTTTCCAAGAAATACAATGCAAGGCATTATGCAAGGTTTATGAATATATTTAGTCGTTTGCAGATAAATATTCCATTTTCTGAAGCTCTTGAAAAAATGCCAACTTATCCTAAGTTTATGAAGGACATTCTCAAAAAAAAAAGGAGGTATACATATCAAGAAACCATTAATCTTAATGCTATTTGTAGTGCCATCATCCAAATAACTCTTCCACAAAAAGAACTCGGTCCTAGGAGGGTTACGTTACCTGTTACCATAAGAAATGTATACATTGGCAAAGCATTGGTTGATTTGGGTTCTAGCATAAACTTGATTTTGTTGTTCATGGTCCAAAGGTTAGGAAACATTAAAGTGAAACCTACAAAGATGACATTATAGTTGGCTGACAAATCTACCACTCGTCCGCATGGAGTAGCTGAAGATGTTCTAGTTAAGGTGAACAAGTTCTTGTTTCCAATTGATTTTATTGTAATAgacatggaagaagatgatgattcaCCTTTGATTTTAGGCTAACCTTTCATGAAaaccgcaagaatgatgatagatATTGATGATGGATTAATGAAAGTTTGAAGTCAAGATGAAGAAGTGTGTCTCAATCTCTTTGAAGCCATAAAACACTCAAAAGATAAAGGAGATTGTTTCCAAATGGATGCCACCGATGAAGCTATCATGGATGTGAGAAGACAGATTCACTTATCTACTCTTCTAGAGATAAATCTAATGGATGCACTCAAAGTTCTTAATGAAAATAACGAAAAAGAGATTGAAGAATGATTTTCAGAACTTGAGCCATTATAAGAAATTACTCCTCTTGAAGCCAAAGTTGACGAATTGAAAGATGAACAAAAGAAATATGACTCCAAACTTGAATTGAAGATGCTACCCTCACATTTGAAGTATGTATTTCTTAAAGAGGGTGGCCACAAACCTATCATTATTAGCAATTTATTGTCCATCAAGGAAGAACAAAAATTGATTCAAGTTTTGAAGGAAAATTAAAAGGCAATGGGTTGGGCACTTTCTGATTTGAAAGGAATTAGTCCTGCCTATTGTATGCATAAATTCATGATAGAAGAGGATTATAAGCCAATAGCTCAACCGCAATGTCGTTTGAATCCTACTATGAAATAGGTAGTAAGGAAGGAGGTATTGAAGTTATTAGAGGCCGACATGATTTATCTTATTTCAGATAATGCTTGGATGAGTCCAGGGAAAGTGGTACCCAAGAAAGAAGGGATGATGGTGAttataaatgaaaagaatgagttgattccaacaaGAACCGCGACAGGATGGAGGATATGTATCGATTATCGGAGGCTTAATCAAGACACTAGAAAATATCATCTTCCTCTATCTTTTATGGCTCAAATGATTGAAAGATTTTCAGGTCAAGAGTTCTATTGAGAATTTAGCTAATCACAAGGCCACAAGTTGGATACCAGAGGATTTGACTTGAAAACAAAGAAAGAAATTCCTTCGTGAATCAAAGTTTTATGTTTGGTATGAGTCCTATTTGTTCAAAATGGAAGCATATGGTTTGTTAAGGAGGTGCGTTACCAAAAGAAGAAGCAAGAAACATCCATTGGTATTGTCACAATTCACCTTATGGGGGTCACTACAATGGTCAAAGGATGACATAAAAAGTTCTACATTCGGGCTTTTATTGGCCTTCCTTGTTAAAATATGCACATGAGCATGCCCATAATTGTGATAGTTACCAAAGGACATGATGAATGGATAAACATAATGAAATTCTGTTGCAAAACTTGTTAGAATTtgaagtttttgattgttggggcatcaATTTTGTTGGTCCATTTCCTGCTTCTTGTTCAAATGAATACATTGGTAGCGATTAATTatgtttctaagtgggttgaagcgatTGTGGCTCAAAAGGCCGATGGCAAAACAatgataaattttttaaagaaaaacatcttcACTCATTTTGGTACTCCAAGGGTTTTGATAAGCAATGGCGGTTCACAATTAGCAAAAGCCCTTGAGCACTATGGTCTCAAGCAAAAAGTAGCCTCACCATACCATCCGCAAACAAAGGGCCAAACTGAGGTGTTCAATAGAGAAATCAAGAAAATCTTGGAGAAAACAATACCCACTTCTAGAAAAGATTGGTCTCTCAAGCTTGATGAGGCTTTATGGTCATATTGTACTGCTTTCAAGGCTCCAATTGGTCTTACTCATTTTCAAATGGTTTATGGGAAATCTTGTCATCTTCCGGTGGAATTAGAGCACAAAGTGTTTTGGGCGTTGAAGTTTCTGAACTTCGAACCCAATATATCCGGAGAAAAGAGGAAGTTGCAATTGAATGAGATTGATGAAATGAGACTTCAAGCTTATGACTCCAATAAGCTCTACAAGCagaaggtaaaaaaatatcatgacaagaAATTTCTCAACAAGAACTTCAAGCCCAGACATATGGTATTATTATTTAATTCAAGATTGAAACTATTTTCGGGAAAATTAAAGTCCAAATGGACGGGGCCTTTCCAAATCAAAGAAATGAAACATTACAGAGCAATTATGTTGGAAGACCCCATTTGGAAAGAAATTTAGACAGTGAATGGTCAAAGGTTGAAACTATACCTTGGTCATGAGATTGATCGGCTTACAACGATAATTCCGCTTGGCAATCCTTGAGGTCACCAAAGAACCGTCGAGCTAATTGACGTTAAACAAGAGCTTCTCGGGAGGCAACCTAATTTTGTAAGTATTTACAACTTTGATTTAATTGtatatgttttgaatgatgaTTATGGATGGAAGTATTGGAAAAATCCATAAAAACATGAAAATCCTAATACACTGATGGCGCTAAGTGCACCCTGGAAAATTTTGAGAAGCTTGAGGCAGTGGAAACCACGCTAAGCACGTTCAACCACGCTAAGCGCCCTCAGCCATTTCAGTAAAAAAATAACTTTTACCAAGCTTGACACACTTTTACCCAGACCCATTTTTTTTGGCCCATCCTGAGCGAAAATGTCACAAAACTCTGCTCAAACTTCATTTCCTCATACATTTTGAAACCCTAGTCTCACCAAATTCTCTCAAAAGCAAAACCCTTTCACCTATTTTTCTCAAGAATCTCTTTGTTTCCTCACTGGAGCATCAAGCCTCTGGTATgtaattttaattattttgaaaaatttcaTTGGTATAGATAGTTTCATGATAGTTTTCACTTTCAAGTTAGAAATTGTTTGCATGTTAGTGTTTCTACTATCTTGTTCATGTTAGGGTAGATTTATATGCATATATGCCTCTTGTTCGTACTGGGTAAACTCCTTTAAGAAAGTAtaaatgttataagtttagatTAGGGCTGAGAGCATTGTGAAAAAGATTGCATAAAAGTTCTGCTGGCGCTAAGCGCGATATGTGGCGCTAAGCGCCATTACTGCTGCTCAATTTCTTGTTTTTAGAATTGTGTAGTATTTTTGTTATGTATTTCTTACCATAGGATCACAAAAGGAAACTTTGTGAATGATTAATAGTTTTTGCATGGATTATGCTATTTTTGTTTGATTTGTGCAGACATGAGTTCTAAATAAATCCTTGCATCCAAGAAGCAAAAGACCTCTGGTGCATGTCCTTATTTTGTACCTAAGGCCAGAGCTGGTAGCTTTAATCTAGATAAATTTCTAGGACCAGAGCGACAAGAAAGGTACAAAGAGCTTGCAAGCAGGAACATATGGTCTGAGAGGACCTTTAACATCAGTGCTCAAGGAGAGTTTAGGCAATATTTGACAATGATTGAAGAAAGAAACTGGAAAAGTTACGCACTCCTCCAACGAACCTGAACTATGAAATAGTGTGGGAGTTCTACACGAATGCAATTCCGGTTGAAGGCGCCCCTTACTCATTAATGACTATGGTAAGAGGAAGGGAAGTTTCATTCAGTAGAGATGCAATCAACGTCTACCTTGGAAGCCCTCTTACTTTGAAGGAAGGAGCACTGTGTGAGTATGGAAAGAGGTTGGCTAGGGGTAATTGGAATATTGAGCTGGTTAAGGATGCGCTTGTGATGACAGGTAAGTCCTATGAGGTTAATGCTTCTAGGGCACCCAAGAACTTCTTAAGGAAGAAGCTCAAAACTGCGGCTCAGGTAATGATGACCTTGGTCCTTTACAACATAAGGCCAAGAAGTCACACATCCTCATTTCCTTTAGATATTGCTTACCTTTTGTCCTACATCTTGGATAATATACAGGTGGATATTGCTCAGATTATTTTGAATGACATTAAGATGATTTCCGAAAGAGGTCATCGATTGGGAAGCAAGATTCCTTATACTTTGGCTATTCTGGGGCTGATTATGGGGTTGTGCATTAGAGCTCGCATCTCAATGCCACAAGTGGTCCATAAGACCATTGATGGTGTTGTCGATGATAGGTACATATAAAGGTATTGCATCACCAAAGGAGCTCGAGCTTTAAACAATCCACAACCTTTTGCTCAACAAACTTTTGATGAGAGAGCTGCTTGTACCTATACATGGGACATGCTTGAGGCTAATCAAATAGCCTTTTTGTTTATGCATGATTCTATGCATCAATTGCAGATCAGGTAACTGCATGTGAATCACAACCTTCCTTCTCGTGAAGTATTTCGGCAAcatgctaattggcctgagggcatGCCATTTCATCAAGAGAGGGCAACTAATGAGGATGAAGAAAGCGAGGAAGAAGAAAGTGGAGATGATGAATACACATGAGTGATGAAGATTGATGGATGGACTATTGATGGATAGCCTTTTTGATGTtactttgtttttttttcttttcagtTTTTATTTTATGATATTGTTGAACTTATGCTATTTTGGTTTATGTTGTGCCATCCTTTGATAGGATGAGGAATTTTTGTAATTTGGCGGCATCTCATGTCGCCATGAAATTTTGTTTGAATGTTGGTTTAATTAATTAAGTTGTTAGTTTAAATTCAAGTTATTGTAAtttttggaaaatatttttttttggaGTTTGTTCCAAAGATAAGTCTTGAGCCACTTGAAGAAGCAAAAGGTGATGACTCAAAGTTTGATTTTGTCAATTTGTAATGGTAATGATAATAGCCTGAAAAGAATGGTATAAAAGTAAGGTACATGTTTATTGATTCTTACACCATAACATGAATATCAAACTTGTATTTTGTACAAATAACTTGCCATACATTCTTTTGAAATACTTGTTCATGATTGAATCACTTTAGATCAAAGCCTAAATGTAAGGAAACTTCCTCTGTTTACTATAGCATAGGAGACCAATAATATGTTGTTTTAACTCGATGAAACATGACAAATATTAATGAATAATATATGAAACAAATTTCTCAAACTCTAGAAGAGCATTCACTTTTAAATTTCTTTACAATTCACAATTCTATTCACCATTTTTCTCTGTTCATATGATACACCCTTGATCACATTTTCTAGCATCACTACTTGCCACTTTTTTTTAAAACAAGtttatttctttttcaattctttttcAAGATTCTCTTTCTTGTTCAAATTCTTTTTCAAATTCTTAGCAACCTAtcctttttctttctcttttctccCCAACTTGAATACAACCAATACGTCATGAATGCTCATCGATTTTCTATGGCACGGGACAAAATTTCAACCATAATTTGAAGATTGATGGTTCAAATGTTTCAAGAAAAAGATTTTAGAATCCATACAAAAATCAATGATGAAATAATATTTATGTACAAGTTCACAGTTCAACATCAAATGATCATGACATtaaggctcaaaggggttaacgaattCCCGCTCACTCAAAAGGTAAGTTACTTTTGGTCAAGTGGTTGTGCTCAAAATCAAAATTTGTCTGGATTATTTTCATGCTTTCATAACTTCAAACATAAATGCAAGATTAAACATAAATCACTTAAAATTTATTGTGGTCATATTCAATGATGTGTCATTGGTGAAACATGgcaaataataaaaatattttgtaaattTTTTAGATAAATAATATAAGTTAAAAAATGAATAACTCACTATTTTTTGTGAAAAAAAAATAAGAAAGAACTTAAAATGATTTGATACAAATAAATTTATATACTCTCTTATAATAATAAATAACTCATTATTATTAATAGTAGAAATAAAGAAAAAATTTAATACAAAATAAATTTATATACtctctttattattattattaacaaaaaaataaataaaaaataaaaattgtatCTCAATTATAAATATTAATTATCTTAAAACCTTTTGATATTAATATTCATAATATGTTATTCATTTCAAATTCATATAATGAGTAATTGAGTCaacttttttattaaattttaaaaaataatttaataaatcTAATTTGTATTTcatataaaatatataaaaaattatatataatttttttcaTCATCATAAAATTAGTTTTTGAATTATGCTTcaatattaaaaaatttaaaagcaagaattttatatttaaaataatagtttttaaaattttaaaaaattaaatacacattctttaaaataatatttatataaatCAATTGAGCATATATTTAATTGTGAAAAGCATCTAACGCTAAAAATTGGGATTCAAATCTACATGACTATGTAAcccacgatcctttgatagaaccatatattaaaggatgtggatttggaaatctcctCAACATAGTAACGTTCTCGGTGGACTACAAATTTATTCTTACTTTGTTGGAGAGATGaagacccgagacccacacatttcacaTTCCTTTCGatgagtgtaccgtcacacttgaaaatatatacatgttgttgggtctccgtataaATGATAATACCGTGGATGGTAGAGTTAACCAGGACAACTCTATCTGCAACGAATTATTTGGTGCCCTTTGTGTGACGATCAAACTGAGGGAGAGTCATCCGGACAAGTTAGGGGATAAgatataaatttaaaatatcttaaacaatattatgcgagtataatATTGTCCGAAGAATCAATTGAGTacgaaaaaataattaaagctcggtgttatattatgatcttatttgataattttttatttccagAAAATACTGGTAATATAGTAAATATTATATATTTACCGTTGTTACacaacattaataaggtaaacacatATAATTtgggttcagctgtgttggcccatctatattgtgcaatgtgtaaaaatgcaaaaaaaaaatacttgtactttttattcatgtgcgtatttgctacaagcaCGAGGTTGGTCAAGAATGCCGTCACTCGCCCCGGTAAATGAGAACTTATTCATGTTCCCatttgcaacaaagtaagtttaacactttaccatttaattaattatactttatattacaattaattgtaaataatatttttattttttatttatctaggtggtcagttagGGGGATGgactacaataggtgtctgaaacacaCTATAATAGTCcatcgcaatctattggaccatATTGGACCATACGATGTAATAGTCCTACACAactctattttaatttaaaaatacttatcaaattattcATCATTTAATCGTGTTGTATTGTTGTATAGTTTATCTGaaggccatatctgggtcttgatcatcaggttaaccatgacgatgttgcagtttggacaacaaaaacaCAAATTATCCGGTTAACTattgtggagatgcaccagagtgaccggataaaactgcagttcggcatgcagcaataaattccagaacctccgacgtgtttgggagattgacaTCAAAAAAGAGTTGATGCACAATGAGATTATTCAGACtggagagacttcgcaaaagagatgtgtcgtcaatggaggaatcgacgacaacacatcttaaacaAACTAGTCATCCATGGTGTaagaccaactcaacaatatatgacatggtttaggtcggtaacaacgcaacaatttgtgtctgagccacaatatttgattgatccacgccaactagatttgtcatcatacgcccaacaacaagttctcgtccaacaccaatgtcaaaccacccaaacccaagaaccaacctcacaccatcaacCTATCACATACATCCAACAATGAAACACCCAACTTCGCAACCCATTCATGCcatccacccaacaaccaaacacccaacgtcgcaatccattcatgccacccacccaaccacaaaaccaaaaatcaaaccctacccaccaacaaccatacgcatcaaccacaaccgtctatagcccagatgattcatatgggtcactttGTTGTAGCCACCCACCAATGACCACTCAAACATCCCATCACTAaaacacccaaccattgtttaactatagcTCGCTCCAGGAACCATTGtttcgtttccaaaacgattcaatgtcccaatttAAACAACTATACCGTCCACAATCCACCCAACCACATCGGCCTAACTACGATAACATGGGCACTGAACTCtattacggaagcgccgttggccagaaCCCCCCGactattgggaacaaatgatgacacatctatcaaatatcgctggaacttccgccggaccttcacaccagccatcATTGGATCAagtcagcactcaaagaccccaaacacctcaggaaaatcgtgggagacctcaaCAATAACCTAACGCACCTGGATATGGAACATGGGGACGTTTCGACCGAGACGGTTATTAAAATTTTGTCAATCCCATGTAACTTTTATTATACcatgaataattttttttaaatattctattacattaattattaaaaaaaaattaatacaaAGGTGTATATGCGCCAAATGAATTGATGTATACACCAATTGACCAATGCATGCGCCAACTCACTTGGAGCCAACATGGAATGCTTGCAAATCATGCGCTAACGATGTTGATACCTCCTCCTCATGCACAATGGATGCTCATCTGTGTAAAAATGtaattatttttgaatttattttaaaataatattttttttaataaaaaattcCAAACGTGTAACATCGCAATTATTTTGCGATTgtataatttaaaaaaaatgtaGATTTAACTTTTTTTTCTTAATGTTgtaattatttaaaaaaaacaaaagtTGTAATTATTTTGGGCATTAGCTCCTATAAATCAACCCTCACACTCTCTCATTCAATACCATCACTTCCTTTCCTTTTcccatctctctctctcttagacATGGAAATGGCCAAAACCCTAGCATTGTTGCTACTCTTCCTCCAACTAACTTCTTTCACTTCATTTGCTGAAGAGATTGAATCTCTTCCCCCAACTTACCCTCCTCACACACCAGCTCCTCTTCATCCCCCAACTAAGTCACCGGTTCACCCACCGGTCAACCCACCTCACCACCACCATCACCACCCCAACCACTCACATTCCCCTTCTCCTACCCCTGTTCACACTCCTCACACACCAGCTCCCCTTCACCCCCCAACTAAGTCACCCGTTCACCCACCAGCTAACCCCCCTCACCACCACCATCACCACCCCAACCACTCACATTCCCCAGCTCCCTCCCCTGTTCACACTCCTTACCCTCCTCACTCACCAGCTCCACTTCATCCCCCAACCATATCTCCAGCTCACCCACCTGCTAAGCCCCCAACCCACGGCCATCACCACGCTCCTGCTCCTGCCCCTGCTCACACACCTGTTGTTCCAACTCACCCACCATTGCACCCTCCGACTCCTGCTCACTCACCATCACACCCTCCTCCTCCTGCTCACTCACCACCGCACCCCACTCCCATCCCTAGAAGCTTCATCGCTGTTCAAGGTGTTGTTTATGTCAAATCATGCAAGTATCCTGGTGCTGACACCCTCTTGGGAGCTTCATCACTTCTTGGTTTGTTTCCTAACTTTTAACTCCTCCCTTTACGCTTAAACCCCATTTTATGCAAATGTTgctttttattattttttttctttcagTAATTTCATTTTCATATATTTTTCTAGATCTTGTGTTATACAGTGATTTTTCAACGTCAGAATGTTTTCACTCTTTTTCGCaaataatcattttttatttttgtggCTAGGATCAGTGTGCAAAGTGTAGATAGATCTATAATATAATGTTACTAAAGCAGTTTTTACAGATCTCTATCTAGCTTTTTTCCTTTCATaaatttatgaattttttatttGAAACCTAAATTAATGATTATTTAAAACACCATAAATTACGTAAAAAGTTATGTTCCCCGAAAAACTTTATTAATGTTTGCAATGAAGGAAACAGTGTGGGTTTGTGTGTTAATTAAAACATGAGAATCCAAGAATGGTTAGCGAAAAAGTTTTAAACTAAAGCCACTTTGTCGTTTTAGTAAAGCTGCACGCTTACTGAGAACACTCCATAATTTCTTATGTACTTTTTCATTGACATGACAACGTTATGTATATTTATGTCGATAAACGACAATGACCATAATTATGTTGGTTTGAATTTGAAGGTGCCGTTGTGAAGCTTCAATGTAACAACACAAAGTATAAGTTGGTGTTAAAGGATGAAACTGATAAGAATGGTTACTTCTACATTGAAGGCCCAAAGAGCATTACAAGCTATGCAGCTCACAAGTGTAATGTTGTTTTGGTTAGTGCACCTAATGGGCTTAAGCCTTCGAATCTTCATGGTGGTGTTAGTGGTGCTGTGCTTAGGGCTGAGAAAGCTTTTGTGTCTAAGGGTCTTCCTTTTGTTCTCTATACTGTAGGGCCTCTTGCTTTTGAGCCCAAATGTTAGGGTTTGAAAAATTGTGagttttttatttttacttttatagATTGATGTGTTGTTTAGGAGTTTGGTTTGAGTTTGTGTTGAAATATGATGTTAGGTGCTTGAATTATCAAAGTGTAATAAGGTGTTATATTATGTAATGTGTGATTGATGGTTCTTGTAAGAATTCAATATTTAGAAAAGTGATGTTTATCGACTTTGTTTACTTTACCTGTTTAACATTTTTAGTCTATAAATTCAGAACACAttataaatttaattaaaatatatcGATAAAATGATGATTTTATAATATCAGTTAATCATAGATGTTGAATATTAGATTAATCAAAAACAATTTTAAAAGTGCAGAATTgatgtttgattttttttttaaaaaaattgattcTATTTTCAGAAGTgatttaataaaaattaaaatttatagCTTTTGAATTTAAATGTAAAATTTATTATTTAACTTATTTTTACATAAATATATTTAAActtaaattaattttaataaactcaattttattaaaattaattatgaTAAAATCAATTTTATTAAAATCAATGGTACCAATTTCAGTGAAAATGAAATTGAATTTTGACACGTACATATCTTCGGCCAATGCTATTGTTCGAAGATGTTGAgacttttaaaaaaaaatcacttTACAGTTAGTGTTACTAAAAAGGGAAATAGTGAATAATTAAAggaaaaaatatatatttgacCACTTTAATTGAAAAGTACCACACAAAAGACACACTTAGTGGGTAATTATCATTtgtttaaataaataataaaatataatagtGAGAAAAATACAACATTCTCCCACCTGGTCTTATGAACTATAGAAACATATTTCCATCTATTTTATTCATCACCAACATGTATAATATATAAGAATTACAAATTGCATAATTCAGAATTAATTATGTTTAATCAACACAAATATTCTCTTTTTAATATGTGtctgttggtgcaaaggtagaatatatgatgaatggaaatattcttattcagagaatgatggctacaaaaaggattaaaagttacaatgattgacaccctatttataagcctctaacaaacttaaatatgaatcaaatctaatatttaaatctaatatctaacaaacttaaatatgaatcaaatctaatatttaaatctaatatctaacaaacttaaatatgaattaaatctaataattaaatctaataccatcccttaattcatattccatcaaaacttgtaacaccaattccatcccttaatctgagaaattgatcagtcttgatagctttcgtcagaacatctgccaactgcttctgagtgttgcagtgtacaacttctaacactcccctctgaacttgatgtctcagaaaatgatacttggtctcaatgtgcttgcttctcccatgcaac from Lathyrus oleraceus cultivar Zhongwan6 chromosome 7, CAAS_Psat_ZW6_1.0, whole genome shotgun sequence encodes the following:
- the LOC127108313 gene encoding non-classical arabinogalactan protein 31 — translated: MEMAKTLALLLLFLQLTSFTSFAEEIESLPPTYPPHTPAPLHPPTKSPVHPPVNPPHHHHHHPNHSHSPSPTPVHTPHTPAPLHPPTKSPVHPPANPPHHHHHHPNHSHSPAPSPVHTPYPPHSPAPLHPPTISPAHPPAKPPTHGHHHAPAPAPAHTPVVPTHPPLHPPTPAHSPSHPPPPAHSPPHPTPIPRSFIAVQGVVYVKSCKYPGADTLLGASSLLGAVVKLQCNNTKYKLVLKDETDKNGYFYIEGPKSITSYAAHKCNVVLVSAPNGLKPSNLHGGVSGAVLRAEKAFVSKGLPFVLYTVGPLAFEPKC